In the Balaenoptera musculus isolate JJ_BM4_2016_0621 chromosome 20, mBalMus1.pri.v3, whole genome shotgun sequence genome, CTGGTCACCTCAGCTGGAGAGCTTTCAAATGCCTTAAACCCTCGGGTCTAGCTTTCTGTTCTCTGGTTCCGTGGCCCTGCTGTTATAGTGAAGTGCTTGGCATGTGCTGGTCCTGTAGATCTCCTGGGTTTCTGCCATCACCGTCGTCACTGTGACTACGCTCCAAAGCTCTGCACCCCATTGGTAGGTGGGGCCACCAGAGAAATAACAGCacaatcaatattaaaaatgcagTCTGCCACAGGAAGACAGGTAAGGAGCTAGGCCACGTGACAACACCCACCTAGCCTAGCCCTAGGAGAAAGGCCAAAAAGGATTCTGAATCCTTCCTCTAAAAGGATTCAGCTGGCAAACCCTACAAAAAGGCACATAACACCTGTTTGGAAGCTTTAATACAGTATTTAAGACTTTTGTCTTTCTAAATTCTTCATTGTCAATCTCTGCTGCTCTCCACCCACTTTCCCCTAAGAGCTCTGCCTTAGCTACACAATGGCCAGTCCTCTCCTCATGGGGCCTGTTTCCTTTACTCtcaatttaaattcaaaatagggaaaaattgcacttgagaataaatcatccattttattttattttattttgtcatgtGCTCACagcatctctctctcctctccctggcaGGTCAcagagataaattaaaaataaaatctacaaggaaaataatttataaaagcaCTTCCCAGGTTCGTGCCTTCTATCCGTACTGCTCAGTTAGAATGCCTCCCTACCTAAGCGGGGAGGAGAATCAGTGCTTCCCCCCTTCAACTCATTCCTGCTAGCCCGGGGCAGACAATGCTCCAGACCCAGGCCGAGGTGGGGACAGCAGTGGCAACAGTTAGAGACACTGTGGTCCTGGAACCACCCGGCCACCTTGGCgctcccctctctgcctcccccagGCAGTCCTCCAGGAGCCCTTGCTAAACTGGGGGTGTGGAGAAGCTGCCTGTGGCCAAGAGCCTGAGGGAGGGGTACCCTCAGCCCCCGTTACATGCACTTCTCATTCTCCTAGAAAGAAACccaaaaaagacagacagagaccTCGGGACAGAGGAGAAAAATCCCAAGTGTTCACACGGTTACACGGAGTCTTTATGGCAAAGAGAACATTTAGCAGCTTTGAATATTGGTATCTCCTTTTTACTCAACACAAGCATTCTAGACCCTATAAGTGAAACAGGGCTCAAGCCCTAAAAAAATCAAAGCGCAAGAAACTCTAAGAGGactagtttttgttgttgctgctgggTTTTGTAGTTTTTTGTCTTTCCAGTGACAAAGCCCAGTTGTTGGTAGGGGAGGCCTGAGGGAAGGGTCATTCCCCAGTGTTGTGCTGAATACTGCCTGGCTTGTCCACACCATCCCCCTGCCTCAGAGCAGCTCCCAGGAGGCTGCAGGCCCAGCCCTGTGGGCACTGCCAGCACCCCAGCTCCAGAAGAGCTCCAGGCAGCCGGTGAGTGGTGGGGGCGCACGGGTGGGAAGAGAACAGCATTCGCATGCAGGCTCTGATGGAGATGTGGGAGCCTCAGCTCAGGGGTTACTGGGCACAGAGGAAGATGTATGGCAGGGCAGTGAGTGACATGCTTGGTGTTGGGGCTGCTGCAACATGAGGCCTCACGACCCCCGCCTGTTGACTCTACCCTTTGATCCTAACCCTCCAAGCCAGTGTCGGGTCCCAGGGGCTCCCCTATGATGGAAACCTCACAGGAGGTATCATCCAAGAGCTCCCCTTCAGGGATGCCAAAGTGCAGGAGCAGGAAGAGTTCACAGGCCCCTCCCAGAACCTACTCCGTGTTCCACCCCTCCCCTAGGTTGAAGTGGGGTTTACTCACACCAGTGATCTAGTCCCCTCTAAAACCAGCTGCCTGAAATCCTGGCCAGAGCCAACTTAACCTGCCCTCTGATTTTCTTCCCGCTTtgatttttctgggttttttgttttccttccttccttccaggaaTGAGACTTTCTACTACTTTCCTCTCCTCTCGCAAGTCCCTTACTTTCCCTTTTCGGCCTCCAGCCATGCCAGCACCACCCTTCCCTCAAAGGaaaggggcaggggtgaggaCCCTGTCCACCCAAACGGTCTGGCCACTTCCACCCCCCTCAGTGGGGGAAGCTGAGCCAGACAGCGCCTGCGCCTGCCTCTTCCTGTCCACTGACCCGCAGTCATCCCATCTGAGATCTATTGGATAAGAAGGCATTAAAGTCCCCGCTGTAGGTCCAGGTCCAGGCCCAGCCCTTCTCCAGTTTCCATCTCGGTGAGCGTcaacccccttcctccccaggctcACTTTCTCCGGTCCTTCGGCTTCCTCTCCTGCCGCCGGGCCTGCTGGTCAGCCAAGGTGCGGGGAATGAGGAGGACGCTGCCATCCCCGGCATACTGCAGCGCATACTGACTGGGCGAGTAGGGCCGCCCGTTCTCATCCCGCAGCCGCCCAAACACTTCCTGGTACAAGCTCTGGACCTTCTGCTTCATCTGCCGCAGGGACCGGAGGAACTCCACCTTCTCCCGCAGCAGCCGGGCTTTATCGCGCTGCAGGTCCTCCACATCCCGCTCCAGGTTCAGGATGGTGTCCAGCTTGCGCTTACGGCAGTTCTGCGCCGCCATCTTGTTCTTGCCACGGCGCCGGATGTCACGGATGAGGCTCAGCTGGGCCTCACTCAGCTGGTACTTGGACAGCAGCTCGTTGAACTCCTCCACAGGCAGGTTGATGATCTTGTCGTTGGTGAAGGGGATCTTCATGGCTCGGGCTCGATGTTCATCCCGGCTCATCTGTTTGTCCAGGAAGTCAGCCTGCTTCTCCTTGCTGCCCTTCTTGAGGGTGCTGGGTGGTGGCAGGTCAGCGGAGTCGAGGGCACTGGGTGCCATGTTGTATGTATGGTTGTGGCCCACGTGCTCCAAATAGGGCAGGCAGGAGAGCTGAGCTGGGTCCTGGTAGCTCATGCGGCAGAACTTGGAATACTCGGGCTGGTAGCCCACAGCGCCCTCAGCCTCTTCCAGATCCAAGGTCTCAGAGTCAGAACTGTAGCCAACTGCACCTTCctcagaaaaggaggaagaggctgaggaagaagcagaggaagaagaagaggaagaagaggaggaggaggaggacgaggaggaggaagaaCTACCTTCAGAGCTGCTCAGGGAGGAAGGGCTATGGCTGGAGTCCAAGGAGAGGCCTGAGTCAGAGTCAAATTCCTCTTCGAGCTGGGAGGCCTGCACGGGGTTAAAGCCTTCTTCAATGGCCAGGTCCATCAGGCTGATCTCATCTAGCATGGCTTCATCTAACAGACCCCCGAGTGGGTCAGGCAGCTCAGGGCCTGCTGTGTCGTTGGCTGTGCCATTCAGCTGGGGTGGAAAGAAGAGCCCTGCCAGGTTGGTGGAACCAAAGGTGGAGTTGAGGCTGGTGGAATTGCTGGGGACCAGCGGGAGCAGCGTGGAGCTGCCGGCCACAGGCAGGCTCTCCACCTCAGGGCTGAAGAGTGAGAAGTCCTGGCTGCAGCCCCCCAGGGACGCCTGATGCAGGCTGACGTTCTGATTGATGGGAGTGTTGGGGGCAAGGCTGTAGTTGGTGCTCAGTGGGTCTCCTGGAGGGGCATCGTACAGGATTTCACTTGTTGATGTGTTCACTTCCATGgcctgggaggggagaagagcaTCACCGTTCACTTAGCGCAGACTCCATCCCCAGGTGTGGCTGGGGGCTCACGACAGcaggcacccaacataggcacAGCTGCATGGGTGTAAAGGCAAGAGACAGGAAACCACAGCCCACAGCATCAGCTCCTGGCCCCGCTTGATCCATCATGCCTGGCAGAGACGGGTTCCTCCCTGTGGACTCCACCCCAAGGCAGGACTGATCAGCTCCAGGTCATGTTTGGCCCAGACTCCCCCATcatggaggagaggaaaaaagcacCTAACACTGCAAAATCAGCACAGTGAAAAGTACACCCAGCCTTGGAGTAAGAAAGCCTAGCTGCACCACTTGCTGTAAGACCAGGAGCATTTCACTCAGTCTCTCTTTGAGGTTCAGTGTCCTCacgtttaaaataataaagggcTGACTAGATGATCGTGAGGGCCAAGTGAGACGACGATGGCTGTAAAGCACTACGAGAATGTCAGCTTTTATTAATGCTAAACCTAGGAAACACCCAGCCAAGTGATTATCTGCctgaagggaaagaaggaggcaCACCTAGGAGCCAGGCCTGCTTTAGAAGCCTGAGCCCCGGGGCTTTAACCCAAACCCCaatcctgactccaccacctACTGACACATGGACAGTTACCTCTCAGTGTCCCCACTTTCCTATGGATCAGAAAGGTGTTACTCTCTCTTTTCCCAGAAGTGGAAAAGCAACTGAGTATGAAGACACCCCACACAAAGTCCGATAGGTTTGTGCCTGGTTCTGATAATCCTACCTGCATTTCCATGATGGACATGAGATCTTGCCACTGCTGTTCCAAATCAAATGGAGACTCTGTCCCCGTCAGGAGAGGAGACAAAAGATTGTTTTGAAGACCTGGGGGCTCACTCTCACTAGGCACTGCTTCTGTTATGCTGGAAATGTCTGCTGGAAACTAGGGCAAAACACAGAGGGTTTAACAGGGGAGGAGGAAAGACCACCTTCTGCTTTCCTCCCCGAGACTACCACCTGaggttctgtttcttccttcctctgaattCACCCCCAGCAGCCAGGACAAGGCCAACACCAAAAGCCGGCCCCTCAGGCAGCCACAGAGAGACACACTGTGTGCAGGCTGCCCTGCTGACTCAGTGTGCTCTCCCTGGAGTCCTGCTCACCTCAGCATTCTCCCCAAAGGGGCAGGTGGCCTCCAGCAGCCTAAGGCACTCTTCCAGGGACAGGGCTGTCTGGTCCTCCCCACCAGGCACCTGTGGCAACAGCAACTGTTAAGTCTGACTGACCCGGGCCTTGGCTGCCTGTGGGCCgaagccccttccccagcctttCCAAGGGGAAGCTTGAAGGAGGCCCTGCATGGTTGCAGGCCTACACTCTCCCTCCGTTCCCAGGCTGTCGGCTGGCCCTGAGTCCCAAACTCCAGGGGAGAAGAGAGTGGGGGGTTCTGACACAAGCAGAAAGCCGCTAGGTGCTCTGCCTCCCGTGTGCTGTTCGTTACCAAGGCGTGGCCCCTCCGCTGCGGCTGCTCTTCTACTCCCGCTTCCTCAGCCACCACTGTGACTTAGAAACCCCAACCCGAGATATACATTCAGGCCCATCCCAGAGACACAACCTGCCTTCTCTAAAGAGAAGTTTCTAGAAGTGGGCAGAGGCAGGAGTACCTGTGCAGGGAAGCTCTCCCCAGTCTCTCCATCCACTAGCAGGTTTCGTGCCAGAGCTTCTGCACCCTCGCCTGGCCAGGTGTCCTCCTGCTCTGCTCCATCTCGCAGTTCCTTATCCACATCCTGCTCCTTCTGGCGATGACTGTAGTCAAAAATCTCACGCCCAGCCCCCAGGTCAATATCCTGTCGCCAAAGGATGTCAATCAGATCTATGTCCTGAAAGACAGAGCACCTTGACTTTAGCTCTGGGGTCCAGGGGCccctccctgtcctgcccctcagAGGTTCCTCCTAGCATCACCCCAACTACTCCCGGGTGGGGCCCCTCCCAATCTACACCTGCCAGACTCTACCCCCTGTCCCCTCCGTACCAGCACAGCTTCATTCATCCATTTCCAGACACcagcctccaaaaaaaaaaaaaaaagagctagcgAAAACCACTAGCACAACCATCACCATACCGGTCTGCGGGCTTAGGATCTGGACCAGAGACACAGCCAGGCCAAAAGGCAGGGCCATCTTACCACTACttaagaaggaagggggaagcagGAGACACTTCTCATTTCGGGAATGGGAATCCCTTAAAACTTGGTTTGTAGAAAGCCGGCCATGGCAAGCAAGAGTGAACTGTCAAGCAAAATTGCTTCGCAGTGGCCAGCCTTGCATCAGCCTGTGGTGCCATTTCATTTGCATAAAGGGGTGGGGTGGACTGGAGAGGAAAATCCCTGCATTTGCAACCACCTGATGCAACCAATGACAACGACAGGCTATCCAGCCCTTCCTACAGCCGTTCCCCCTTCCCTGGATGAGGCAGGAGTACGGCTGAACACCCACAATTCTCAGTCCAGGCTCACCTCAAGATCCATCCCTACCAGAATAGAATGCCCACTTTCAGCTGATCCTAGCAAGCTGCCTCAATCCCCGGAGAGCCTCAGGCAGTCAGATGATCCTCACTGgacaccccacccctgccaaggCCAGCCCCACGGTGTCCCCACAAACCAGTGCTCTCACTCCCTTACCACACCCCAGGACTCACTGACTCCCATCAGTCAACCCACTCAAGGACATAGCCCCCATCACTGCCCAGCCACAACTGCCGCCTCGGGCACCAAAACGCCTCCCTCTCACTCTACGCTGGCGGCTCCCGATTAGTTCCTGCTCCAACTGCCACCCCCACTGCCACCAGCGTACAACCCCAATAAATATGAGACGTTCGGGTTTCCTATACATGCCGCCCCCTGCTGTTGAAGAAACCCTAAACTGTTGCCTTCCAGTCAGAGATTAAAAGACAGACACTTTCCAGAAAGCAGTATCCTTAGCTTAGACGCATCTCCCTAGCTCTGACCAGGTATCCCTCTCCCACAGTAAGCCTCCCTGATTCTAAGACCTCCCAGGTGCACCTCTCCCTGCAGTCTCCCCACATATACCAACCTGAACAGAAGCCCTGGACCCAGGAGCAGAGGGGGGCTGGGCCACCCGGTGACCAGCCACCAAAGAGTTAAGGGGCCGGCTCCCTTTGGCATGGCCCCTACCACTGTGAGAGCTGCGGTCCAGGCGGGTCATGGTCTGCGAGATGAGCCCCAGGGCAGCTGGTGCTGGGCAGCCGGACAGGGGGCTCCAAGGAGCTCTTGGCTCGCAGGGAGCACACCAGGCTGGAAGGGTGGCCCCTTGCTAGCTCCGAGGGGCCCAAGGAGGGTGCCCCGCCCGTGCTGCTGCCTGGgcggcccagcccagcccccttcctccatcctggagcagccccctcccacctcacAACCCCAGTTCCACTCAGGCGCCCGGCAGCCCCCACCCTGAGCTCACCGCAGAGGCTGCAGTGAGATGGGACTCCCACCCCATGCTCCGTGCTCAAGCTGCAGAGGAAAGCAAGCTCCCTCCTGGGCCTATCCTCCcgctcctccctctctccccctccccacgccccccaAACTTGTTACCTAGGCTGCAGCAAGGAGccaatcccctccccctcccaccccgcagGTCACTGCTGAGGCTGCAGAGAGCCAATCCCCTCCCCCAGGTCAGCAGCTGGGCTGCGGAAAGAGCCAATCCCCTCCCACTGTCGTTACCTAGGCTGCGACGAGAGCCAATCTCCTCCCCCAAGTCTCCGCTGGAGATGCGGAAGGAGCCAATCCCCTCCCACCGCCTGTTACCTAGCTGCAGCCGGGAGCCAATCTCTGCACCAGGGCAGCTGGAGAAGCTGCCGCAAGGAACCAGCCCATCCCCGGGCCGCCTCCGTCTCCTCAAGGAGACGCACCCAGGGGCGGGCAGCCCCACCCAGCCCAGTCAGCCAGCCGGGGTGGCGCAGTGAGAGAGCCCTGGGGGGAAGGGGTGCCACTCTCCCTCCTGTCGCATCCTGCTTACCCAGCCCACTCAGGACTGGAACTCAGGACTGGAACTCAGGACTGGGCAGACACTCCTCCCACAGCTTCTCCGGGAATCTAAGTTCTTCCCTGGAAGTGTAAGGAGTTTTCCCGTTCCTCAGGAGGGCTGTGGCCAGTCGTCCTCAAGCCCAAGTCTCAAAGCTAGGCTGGGCAGGAACCCAGTGCACCCAGATCCACTGGGAACCAGGGGCTTTGTCACCCCACAACAAGCCAGACAAGAGGAAGGGGGAAAGCCATCTGCACATATGCAGGGATGTCACAGTGCTGGCCAGGCCTAGCCCCAGGCAAGAGGAGGGAGACAGGAGCCTGAAAGCCAGCACTGAAGGAGACAGGTGCTCCGCAACGTCCTGGACACAAACAtgtccccccccccgcccccccactttCTCTTTACCCCAGGCTTTGTTCAAGAGCAATCTCGGCCTGAGCCCCGGCTTACATCTCTATAGCAGGAAGAATGCCCCTGACAGAATCAGGGTCACAATTCTGGCTCCCATCCTCACTGCTGCTCCCCTTGAGCCTAAGGTCAGGTCAGGGACAGTATGTTCTCCTTGGTTGCAGAGTGCTCCTCCTCGCCTGCAGAGAGCTGTACACAGGCCACCCCCCGCTCTGGGCAGAGTGCCAACCTCGAGGGGAATCCTATCCCTGACAAGGGCCTGGGCTATAGCTGTCCATCGAATAGGCCTGGCAGCAGGGGAGTGCTGCCACCCCAGGGATAATACCAGCTCCAGCACTGCCTGTCACATGCTCTGGACCTGGGTATTTTTATCCCTGAGTTGCTGAGGAAATAATGTTCTAGACACACAATAatcctcccttcccccataccCAGCCTGGGCCCCTAATGCTAACCCACCCCCAATCTCCAGAGGGAGCAGTGAAGGCCTGGGGTCAGGGAAAGCACAAACTTCATGAAGATCAAGAAATGGAGGCAACCAGGGTCAAagtcccatcccatcccatcccaccccaacCCATCCAATTACATTGAAAACATCCCATTCCACCCCATCCCAGGAGAGGTCCCTGCAGGAAGAGGAATGAAGCTATGCCTGGTGGGTTACCAGCAGCAGGGCTCCCAAGCCCAATTACATCCACCCCTTGAGGAGCTACCGTGGGTGGGATGATGGAAAAGGAGGCTGGGAGGCATACTTCTTCAGACCACTGTGCCAAGACTGGAGCCCAGTTGATGGGAAATAACAGAGGCAGCAGAAGAGAGGTGGCACTGTAAGAATCTCAGAAAAGAGGCACTGCAAGGCAAGGAGTGCTCATGACTCCCATACTCACTCAGGTAATTCTTGTCTCTCTCAAAAGTAGAGCCAATATGAGCCAGCTAAGCACAGAGCAACcctggcactactgacatttggggccagatcaaTCTGTTATTTAGGGGCTGTCCTATGCTTTTTAGGAAGTTCAGCAGCATCCCATGCATCTctccactagatgccaatagcaccttctccagttgtgacaaccaaaactgtctctGGACACTGCCACATGTTCCCTGATGGACAAAATCATCCCCAGTTGAGGACCACTGGCCCAGAGGAAGCCACATGATTTGACAGTCACTAACATTCAGAGAACCGAGCTCAGGAACAGGCTTCAACGCGGGATGGGAGGCAAAACCTGGTCTGACTGGTAGGCAGAAAGAGCCAAGTTCTACAGCATCTGTAAAACTTTTAACATACCTCCACACCCCCTCTTCCCAAACAATCCCCCCATGCACCCTCGCCTCAAGACTCAGCTCTGGAAAACCCAGCCCAGTGCAAtccagcctcctccttccctaACAGCCAGCAACTGAACTGGACCTTTTTCCAAGCTCCTTAAGACTGAGTGGCAAGACAGGTCCAAACGCAGAGCTCAAAGCAGTCTTATCAcattggtgggggaggggcagcagaaACCATTTAACATGGTTAGAGGCGACTGCATCACCTTCTGCCCAGAGCAGTGTGTCAGCCACTCCTCAGTTCAGACCTCTGACAGCTCAAAGCAAGCTGCCTTCAGCAGCAGAATGCGGTTTCTCTTCTAGTTCCCATCCCTCCCATCCCTACTCGCTGCAGTGGGCCTTTAGCAAAGAATGGGAGCCTTGGCCCTCTCCTGGCCAAGAATAACTATCTAAATCTACCCCTTGGCTCAGACCCAGGAGAGGCGACTTATCAGGACCTTACCACCACAACAGGCCTGACCACAAAGGAGGAGAACTTCAGGATACGTATGTGTGTTTTGATGTGGGGGGAGGTACAAGGCAACAGTCCACAAAATATTTGTGTCTTAGCAACAAACATACACCGCATCAAAGCCCATCACAACAtgactccctcccccaccccgggccTCCAGGAGTCATGTTGAAATCCAAGCAGTAAACACACAGGCATGTTCTAAGGACCTCCCACTGCCCTGACAGTTCATTTAGAGGTGGGTCAATGGTTCAACACAAGGAAATGCTCCCAACCCCCAATCCTAGTCAGACAATCTAGCCCACTCCTATCCCAGAACAATGCCTGAGACCCCCTGGAACCTCTCTGGTTCTTTACAGGGCTTACTACTATTACTACACTCCTTCAGGACCagcccacccccccaaccccagacccttcccaccctcccctccacgTCGCCACTAACCTCTTTGGTTAAGTCTCCACTGACTGGAGGGGCTACAGCCCCCAAATCCTCCAAATCTTCACTGAATCCCTGCTCCGTTTCGCTTTCTCGCACCCCGTTGTCTGGGCCTGTCACATCCTGGAGACCACTGGAACTCTCGAGGGCGAGGCCCGAGCTGGGCTGGCTGCCAGAGACAGACCCCTCCGGATCCCGGTGGACCAGCCAGGCGTTAACCTCAGTGGTTGGCACCTGGAACCTGTCCAGGGCCCTCACCTGACTGAGGAGCCGCCGGGCAGTGAAGTAATTGTCCAGGTCTATGCTCTTGGGGTGGATACCGTAGCCATCCAAGGTATTCCTCAGGTTGTGGAACTGGGTCTGAGTATAGGCAGAACTGGGCCCCAGGATGATCTCCCGGAGCGGGGGGAGCTGCGAGGTCAGGTAAGTATCCACGTCCACCCGCACCCCGATCAAACTCAGCAGAATGGTGAACTGGAGGAGTCCTTCCGTTAAGTATTTCTTCAGAGAAAGCATTGCTGAAGGACCAGAATGTTTatgctttttggtttttaaatcttCCAAAAGACAAATCAAGGCCAATGCTC is a window encoding:
- the NFE2L1 gene encoding endoplasmic reticulum membrane sensor NFE2L1 isoform X1 → MLSLKKYLTEGLLQFTILLSLIGVRVDVDTYLTSQLPPLREIILGPSSAYTQTQFHNLRNTLDGYGIHPKSIDLDNYFTARRLLSQVRALDRFQVPTTEVNAWLVHRDPEGSVSGSQPSSGLALESSSGLQDVTGPDNGVRESETEQGFSEDLEDLGAVAPPVSGDLTKEDIDLIDILWRQDIDLGAGREIFDYSHRQKEQDVDKELRDGAEQEDTWPGEGAEALARNLLVDGETGESFPAQVPGGEDQTALSLEECLRLLEATCPFGENAEFPADISSITEAVPSESEPPGLQNNLLSPLLTGTESPFDLEQQWQDLMSIMEMQAMEVNTSTSEILYDAPPGDPLSTNYSLAPNTPINQNVSLHQASLGGCSQDFSLFSPEVESLPVAGSSTLLPLVPSNSTSLNSTFGSTNLAGLFFPPQLNGTANDTAGPELPDPLGGLLDEAMLDEISLMDLAIEEGFNPVQASQLEEEFDSDSGLSLDSSHSPSSLSSSEGSSSSSSSSSSSSSSSSSSSASSSASSSFSEEGAVGYSSDSETLDLEEAEGAVGYQPEYSKFCRMSYQDPAQLSCLPYLEHVGHNHTYNMAPSALDSADLPPPSTLKKGSKEKQADFLDKQMSRDEHRARAMKIPFTNDKIINLPVEEFNELLSKYQLSEAQLSLIRDIRRRGKNKMAAQNCRKRKLDTILNLERDVEDLQRDKARLLREKVEFLRSLRQMKQKVQSLYQEVFGRLRDENGRPYSPSQYALQYAGDGSVLLIPRTLADQQARRQERKPKDRRK
- the NFE2L1 gene encoding endoplasmic reticulum membrane sensor NFE2L1 isoform X2, which gives rise to MLSLKKYLTEGLLQFTILLSLIGVRVDVDTYLTSQLPPLREIILGPSSAYTQTQFHNLRNTLDGYGIHPKSIDLDNYFTARRLLSQVRALDRFQVPTTEVNAWLVHRDPEGSVSGSQPSSGLALESSSGLQDVTGPDNGVRESETEQGFSEDLEDLGAVAPPVSGDLTKEDIDLGAGREIFDYSHRQKEQDVDKELRDGAEQEDTWPGEGAEALARNLLVDGETGESFPAQVPGGEDQTALSLEECLRLLEATCPFGENAEFPADISSITEAVPSESEPPGLQNNLLSPLLTGTESPFDLEQQWQDLMSIMEMQAMEVNTSTSEILYDAPPGDPLSTNYSLAPNTPINQNVSLHQASLGGCSQDFSLFSPEVESLPVAGSSTLLPLVPSNSTSLNSTFGSTNLAGLFFPPQLNGTANDTAGPELPDPLGGLLDEAMLDEISLMDLAIEEGFNPVQASQLEEEFDSDSGLSLDSSHSPSSLSSSEGSSSSSSSSSSSSSSSSSSSASSSASSSFSEEGAVGYSSDSETLDLEEAEGAVGYQPEYSKFCRMSYQDPAQLSCLPYLEHVGHNHTYNMAPSALDSADLPPPSTLKKGSKEKQADFLDKQMSRDEHRARAMKIPFTNDKIINLPVEEFNELLSKYQLSEAQLSLIRDIRRRGKNKMAAQNCRKRKLDTILNLERDVEDLQRDKARLLREKVEFLRSLRQMKQKVQSLYQEVFGRLRDENGRPYSPSQYALQYAGDGSVLLIPRTLADQQARRQERKPKDRRK
- the NFE2L1 gene encoding endoplasmic reticulum membrane sensor NFE2L1 isoform X3 — translated: MLSLKKYLTEGLLQFTILLSLIGVRVDVDTYLTSQLPPLREIILGPSSAYTQTQFHNLRNTLDGYGIHPKSIDLDNYFTARRLLSQVRALDRFQVPTTEVNAWLVHRDPEGSVSGSQPSSGLALESSSGLQDVTGPDNGVRESETEQGFSEDLEDLGAVAPPVSGDLTKEDIDLIDILWRQDIDLGAGREIFDYSHRQKEQDVDKELRDGAEQEDTWPGEGAEALARNLLVDGETGESFPAQFPADISSITEAVPSESEPPGLQNNLLSPLLTGTESPFDLEQQWQDLMSIMEMQAMEVNTSTSEILYDAPPGDPLSTNYSLAPNTPINQNVSLHQASLGGCSQDFSLFSPEVESLPVAGSSTLLPLVPSNSTSLNSTFGSTNLAGLFFPPQLNGTANDTAGPELPDPLGGLLDEAMLDEISLMDLAIEEGFNPVQASQLEEEFDSDSGLSLDSSHSPSSLSSSEGSSSSSSSSSSSSSSSSSSSASSSASSSFSEEGAVGYSSDSETLDLEEAEGAVGYQPEYSKFCRMSYQDPAQLSCLPYLEHVGHNHTYNMAPSALDSADLPPPSTLKKGSKEKQADFLDKQMSRDEHRARAMKIPFTNDKIINLPVEEFNELLSKYQLSEAQLSLIRDIRRRGKNKMAAQNCRKRKLDTILNLERDVEDLQRDKARLLREKVEFLRSLRQMKQKVQSLYQEVFGRLRDENGRPYSPSQYALQYAGDGSVLLIPRTLADQQARRQERKPKDRRK